From the genome of Chelonoidis abingdonii isolate Lonesome George chromosome 25, CheloAbing_2.0, whole genome shotgun sequence, one region includes:
- the GRHL3 gene encoding grainyhead-like protein 3 homolog, which yields MSNELDFRSMCFLKNDSMNFPKFSYTNEDEAWKSYLENPLTAATKAMMRVNGDDDSVAALSLLYDYYMVPKEKRILPPGMMGRNELGKRNCHGMEYDPEISSFEGSAHLMKLLAENISGTQEYSDLPKKNGLSLEGVPMPLKPAILLPSTSKLEPSPENYAIASGDVYDNGSLSSLFETIHVVPQQQRWQPDSTFKDDPQESLLFGDILKSQPDQTCSEGYPADGAKRSDFEYILGSPKAIHIKSGDSPMAYLNKGQFYPVTLRTAGDGKCLHLSSNKVKSTVMVVFDNEKNPMEQLKFWKHWHSRQPTAKQRVIDVADCKENFNTVQHIEEMAYNALSFVWNANEEAKVFIGVNCLSTDFSSQKGVKGVPLNLQIDTYDCGPGTSRLVHRAVCQIKIFCDKGAERKMRDDERKQFRRKGKCLDSNNNGLKGCLLSGFRGNEITFLRPETDLETEPVLFIPNIHFSNLQRCGVVLPAAAVPNNVNRLPLKRSCPSFSEEFDPSPSKLAKEEDAKRVLLYVRKESEEVFDALMLKTPDLQGLRNAISEKYGLPEESIYKVYKKCKRGILVNMDNNIIQHYSNHMAFLLDIVEAEDKIQIILKEL from the exons TTTCAGGTCTATGTGCTTCCTGAAGAACGACAGCATGAACTTCCCGAAATTCTCCTACACCAATGAAGACGAAGCCTGGAAAAGCTACCTGGAGAACCCCCTGACAGCCGCCACCAAGGCCATGATGAGGGTGAATGGAGATGATGACAGCGTagctgccctgagcctcctctaCGATTACTACATG GTCCCAAAGGAGAAGAGGATCCTTCCACCTGGTATGATGGGACGCAATGAACTGGGAAAAAG GAACTGTCACGGAATGGAGTACGACCCCGAGATCTCATCCTTCGAGGGGTCTGCCCACCTCATGAAGCTCCTGGCCGAAAACATTTCTGGGACCCAAGAATATTCCGACCTACCTAAGAAAAATGGCTTGAGTCTAGAGGGTGTCCCCATGCCCCTCAAGCCGGccatcctgctccccagcaccagcaagctggagccctcccctGAAAACTACGCCATCGCCTCGGGGGATGTGTACGACAATGGCTCACTGAGCTCCCTCTTCGAGACCATCCATGTGGTGCCAcagcagcagaggtggcagcCAGACAGCACTTTCAAAGATGATCCGCAGGAG TCACTGCTCTTCGGTGATATCCTCAAATCCCAGCCAGACCAGACGTGCTCCGAGGGTTACCCTGCTGATGGCGCTAAGAG GAGTGACTTTGAATATATCCTGGGCTCCCCCAAAGCCATTCACATCAAATCTGGGGACTCGCCCATGGCCTACCTCAACAAAGGACAGTTCTACCCAGTCACGCTGAGGACAGCTGGAGACGGCAAATGTTTACACCTGTCCTCCAATAAAGTGAAG AGCACTGTGATGGTTGTTTTCGACAATGAAAAGAATCCAATGGAGCAGCTAAAGTTCTGGAAGCACTGGCATTCACGCCAGCCGACTGCCAAGCAGAGAGTCATTGACGTTG CCGACTGTAAAGAAAACTTCAACACAGTGCAGCACATTGAGGAGATGGCATACAACGCCTTGTCCTTCGTGTGGAATGCTAACGAAGAAGCAAAG GTTTTTATTGGGGTGAATTGCCTGAGTACAGACTTCTCCTCCCAGAAAGGAGTGAAGGGCGTCCCTTTAAACCTCCAGATCGACACCTACGACTGTGGCCCTGGGACAAGCCGGCTGGTGCACCGAGCTGTCTGCCAGATCAAGATCTTCTGTGATAAG ggagcagagaggaaaatgcGGGACGATGAGCGCAAGCAGttcagaaggaaaggaaaatgccTGGACTCCAATAACAACG GTTTGAAAGGCTGTTTGCTGTCTGGCTTTCGAGGGAACGAAATCACATTCCTCAGGCCAGAGACGGATTTAGAAACCGAGCCAGTCTTGTTTATTCCAAATATCCATTTTTCAAATCTTCAGAGATGTGGTGTG gtgcttcctgctgctgctgttcctaaCAATGTAAACAG GTTGCCATTAAAACGGAGCTGTCCTTCGTTTTCGGAAGAGTTTGATCCTTCACCTTCCAAACTAGCCAAAGAAGAAGATGCCAAGAGAG TCTTGTTATATGTGCGGAAGGAATCCGAGGAAGTATTTGATGCTCTCATGTTGAAGACACCAGATCTCCAAGGACTCAGGAATGCT ATTTCAGAAAAATATGGGCTGCCTGAAGAAAGCATCTATAAAGTCTATAAAAAGTGCAAACGAGG